The proteins below are encoded in one region of Peribacillus muralis:
- the qoxB gene encoding cytochrome aa3 quinol oxidase subunit I — translation MGFFTRFLIPNPSPVIYTSMVAIGVTILLIVFGLTHFKKWFYLWSGWLTTVDHKRIGIMYLIAALLMLFRGGVDAVMMRAQLAVPDNKLLDSQHYNEIFSTHGVVMILFMAMPYIMALMNFVVPLQIGARDVAFPRLNAISFWLFFMGAMLFNISFVIGGSPDAGWSSYFPLAGNEFSPHVGTNYYMIAIQIAGIGTLMTGINFLTTILKMRAPGMTFMRLPMFTWSSLVTSVIIIFAFPVLTVALIMGTMDRLFATKFFTITDGGMDMLWANLFWVWGHPEVYILILPAFGLFSEIIPTFSRRNLYGYRSMVASMVFISIYSFFVWTHHFFTMGQAAYVNSIFSITTMVIAIPTGIKIFNWLLTMWRGRIRFTVPMLYSIGFIPLFTIGGVTGVMLAMSAADYQYHNTMFLVAHFHNVIIPGVVFAVLGAATYYWPKMFGFMLNERLGKWAFWFLTIGFCLAFFPMYITGLDGQARRIYTYSESTGFGPWNMVTFIGTVLMAISFFLIVYTVYYSIRHAPKDVGQDPWDARSLEWATHNPVPEYNFAIIPQVNSREAFWDAKYKGVELFKGDYEKIHMPNNSGSPFIMSCIFFVFGFALIFSIWFLAIIGLIGIFTCMALRSFEIDHGHYISVEEIKETEAKYGGVNK, via the coding sequence ATGGGGTTCTTCACTAGATTTCTAATACCTAATCCGAGTCCCGTCATCTACACATCAATGGTAGCCATTGGCGTTACGATTCTCTTGATCGTTTTTGGTTTAACCCACTTTAAAAAATGGTTTTATTTATGGAGTGGCTGGCTGACGACGGTCGATCATAAAAGGATAGGCATCATGTATTTAATCGCTGCTTTGCTGATGCTATTCCGTGGCGGTGTTGATGCAGTGATGATGCGTGCACAGCTTGCCGTACCGGATAACAAACTATTGGATTCACAGCACTATAATGAAATTTTTTCTACACACGGGGTCGTGATGATTCTCTTTATGGCGATGCCATACATCATGGCCTTGATGAATTTCGTCGTGCCATTACAAATTGGAGCCCGGGATGTAGCATTCCCGCGTCTGAATGCAATAAGCTTCTGGTTATTTTTCATGGGGGCGATGCTATTCAACATCTCCTTTGTAATCGGCGGTTCACCCGATGCGGGATGGTCCTCTTATTTCCCGCTTGCCGGCAATGAGTTCAGTCCGCACGTTGGAACGAATTATTATATGATTGCCATTCAAATTGCCGGAATTGGGACGCTAATGACGGGGATCAACTTTTTGACGACCATCCTTAAAATGAGGGCACCCGGCATGACATTTATGAGATTGCCGATGTTTACGTGGTCTTCTTTAGTCACAAGCGTCATCATCATCTTCGCATTCCCTGTATTAACAGTTGCGCTGATCATGGGGACGATGGATCGACTATTCGCCACCAAGTTTTTCACGATTACCGACGGTGGAATGGATATGCTTTGGGCTAACTTGTTCTGGGTTTGGGGACATCCTGAAGTATACATCTTGATCTTGCCGGCATTTGGTCTATTCAGTGAGATCATCCCAACCTTTTCACGTCGTAACCTTTATGGCTATCGATCAATGGTGGCTTCGATGGTGTTCATCTCGATCTATTCGTTTTTCGTCTGGACGCACCATTTCTTTACAATGGGGCAAGCTGCATATGTCAATAGCATTTTCTCGATCACGACGATGGTGATTGCCATCCCGACCGGGATCAAGATTTTCAACTGGCTGCTCACGATGTGGAGAGGCAGAATCAGATTTACCGTACCGATGCTTTATTCGATCGGCTTCATTCCGCTTTTCACGATCGGTGGCGTTACCGGGGTCATGCTGGCGATGTCGGCCGCGGATTATCAATATCATAATACCATGTTTTTAGTGGCTCACTTCCACAATGTCATCATTCCGGGAGTAGTATTCGCCGTGCTTGGTGCCGCCACTTACTACTGGCCGAAAATGTTTGGTTTCATGCTGAATGAGAGGCTTGGGAAATGGGCGTTCTGGTTTTTGACCATCGGTTTTTGCTTGGCATTCTTCCCGATGTATATTACGGGGTTGGATGGTCAAGCACGCCGTATCTACACATACTCTGAATCGACCGGTTTCGGACCATGGAATATGGTTACGTTTATCGGTACCGTACTTATGGCCATCAGCTTCTTTTTAATCGTTTATACGGTTTACTATAGCATTCGCCATGCGCCAAAGGATGTTGGGCAAGATCCGTGGGATGCACGTTCGCTTGAATGGGCCACTCATAATCCCGTCCCGGAATATAACTTTGCGATCATTCCGCAAGTGAACTCAAGGGAAGCGTTTTGGGATGCCAAATATAAAGGTGTTGAATTATTCAAGGGTGACTATGAAAAAATCCATATGCCCAATAACAGCGGCTCACCGTTCATCATGTCCTGTATTTTCTTTGTCTTTGGGTTTGCATTAATATTCAGCATCTGGTTTCTTGCGATCATAGGGTTAATCGGTATCTTTACTTGCATGGCCCTTCGTTCATTCGAAATAGATCATGGTCATTACATTTCTGTAGAAGAAATTAAAGAGACGGAAGCAAAATACGGGGGTGTCAATAAATGA
- the qoxA gene encoding cytochrome aa3 quinol oxidase subunit II, which produces MKIKWVLLAILSAIVNVLSGCERLAVLDPKGPQAQTQANVIWLSIAIMAVIVIIVCAFLVYVLAKYRDSKLPKDYEPPYIEGNHVVESIIVGVPILIVIFFSIVSVISNNKVEATPEEYKGQDPLVIYASTSDWKWHFSYPENDIETVNYLYIPTNRPLEFKLYSFGPITSFWVPQLGGQKYAMSNMVTTLHLAADEAGEMMGRNANFSGKGFAENMFPVEAMSQVKFDDWVKEVKATAKPITAEKFNELLKPGHVGQLTFTGTHLGFSPAPEGENAGHHHGSSNSDANSKGDHMEHDHE; this is translated from the coding sequence ATGAAAATAAAATGGGTTTTATTGGCTATTCTTTCTGCCATAGTTAATGTGCTTTCAGGCTGTGAACGGTTAGCGGTGTTAGATCCTAAAGGACCTCAGGCCCAAACGCAAGCCAATGTAATTTGGTTATCTATTGCGATCATGGCGGTTATCGTTATTATTGTTTGTGCATTTTTAGTTTATGTGTTGGCGAAATACCGTGATTCTAAGCTGCCCAAAGACTATGAACCACCGTACATTGAAGGGAACCATGTCGTTGAATCGATCATTGTTGGGGTGCCGATATTAATCGTCATTTTCTTCTCCATCGTTTCCGTCATTTCCAACAATAAAGTGGAAGCCACTCCGGAAGAGTACAAAGGTCAAGATCCACTGGTTATTTATGCTTCGACATCTGACTGGAAATGGCATTTCAGTTATCCAGAAAACGATATCGAAACCGTGAACTACTTGTATATACCGACAAATCGGCCACTTGAATTCAAACTCTACTCATTCGGGCCTATCACGAGTTTCTGGGTTCCGCAGCTGGGCGGTCAAAAATATGCCATGTCCAACATGGTGACCACCTTACACTTAGCGGCGGACGAAGCAGGGGAAATGATGGGACGGAATGCTAACTTCAGCGGGAAGGGATTCGCTGAAAATATGTTCCCTGTCGAGGCGATGTCCCAAGTTAAGTTTGATGATTGGGTGAAGGAAGTGAAGGCGACAGCGAAGCCCATTACTGCAGAAAAATTCAATGAATTATTGAAGCCGGGTCATGTAGGGCAATTAACCTTCACTGGAACTCACTTGGGCTTCTCACCAGCTCCGGAGGGTGAAAATGCTGGACATCATCATGGCTCCAGTAATTCGGATGCGAATTCAAAAGGCGATCATATGGAACATGATCATGAATGA
- a CDS encoding serine hydrolase domain-containing protein: MIINKKINTQFNSVVSNVRKTSELVDCSGASVFIIHNDTIVTEEYWGKHSKDPISRLVQEDTQFHVASVRKSYIGFAVAYAVNKGYLESIDDLIVKYLPSNRMPILNGTTIRHLLTHTHGLTSINGELYREFPSGEDWAYRGIGIDILTQIVKNATGKSVAEILTDNVFKPLNFTETGWYGEINEKLADVIRKADDPIWNASKGVDGDNMNMYVSSRELAEWGYFHLRKGYINGEQIVANEIMDMATSVQSPRLMDTELPQNGYLWFVKDLPARKTEIGELVPKGSYQILGYTGVTLLVIPQHNLVAVRSFNSFGSTDGFDYLADVRGFGNTIMTCLKN, from the coding sequence ATGATAATTAATAAAAAGATAAATACACAGTTTAATTCAGTTGTATCGAATGTTAGGAAAACATCTGAATTAGTTGACTGTTCAGGTGCATCTGTATTTATCATTCATAACGATACTATTGTTACAGAGGAATATTGGGGTAAACATTCCAAGGATCCCATTTCGAGGCTTGTCCAAGAAGATACACAATTTCATGTGGCATCGGTTAGAAAAAGTTACATAGGTTTTGCAGTTGCCTATGCGGTTAATAAAGGATACCTAGAATCAATAGACGATTTAATAGTAAAATATCTTCCATCGAATCGTATGCCAATATTAAATGGTACGACAATTAGACACTTACTGACACATACGCATGGTTTAACGAGTATTAATGGAGAGCTATATCGAGAGTTTCCGTCTGGTGAGGATTGGGCTTATCGAGGTATTGGAATCGATATTCTGACGCAAATAGTTAAAAATGCAACTGGTAAATCTGTAGCTGAGATATTAACTGACAACGTATTTAAACCACTAAATTTTACGGAGACAGGATGGTACGGAGAAATAAATGAAAAACTTGCTGATGTAATACGCAAGGCTGATGATCCAATTTGGAATGCAAGTAAAGGTGTCGACGGCGACAATATGAATATGTATGTATCATCAAGGGAATTGGCTGAATGGGGTTACTTTCATCTTAGGAAGGGCTATATAAATGGGGAACAAATTGTTGCAAATGAAATCATGGATATGGCGACATCCGTTCAAAGTCCCCGTTTAATGGATACTGAACTACCGCAAAACGGCTATTTATGGTTCGTAAAGGACTTGCCCGCAAGAAAAACAGAAATCGGTGAACTTGTACCGAAAGGCTCCTATCAAATATTAGGCTATACAGGGGTTACGCTCCTGGTCATACCTCAGCATAATCTCGTTGCAGTGCGTTCATTCAATAGTTTTGGTTCTACTGATGGATTTGATTATTTAGCTGATGTCAGAGGATTTGGTAATACTATAATGACCTGCTTAAAGAACTGA
- a CDS encoding GNAT family N-acetyltransferase, with amino-acid sequence MTVSLNPISKDEKHILQNLYSLYLHDLSEFTEGLVISPDGSFEFDSFELIWKKEGVTPYFLKKDMTIVGFLLLLERPFLKEDYDYSINDIFILKKYRRKGAAISLLKELFKQKKGSYFVVQLAKNIPAVIFWRKIFSELNIDFEEKKKIIDDEECLVQSFKI; translated from the coding sequence ATGACTGTTTCATTAAACCCCATTTCCAAAGATGAAAAGCACATTCTTCAGAATTTATATTCACTTTATTTACATGACCTTTCAGAGTTTACCGAGGGTTTAGTCATATCACCAGATGGTTCATTTGAGTTTGATTCATTTGAATTAATTTGGAAGAAGGAAGGGGTAACACCATATTTTTTAAAAAAGGATATGACAATTGTAGGGTTTTTATTACTCTTAGAGAGGCCGTTTTTAAAAGAGGATTATGATTACAGTATTAATGATATTTTTATTTTGAAAAAATATAGAAGAAAAGGTGCTGCAATTTCATTATTAAAGGAATTGTTTAAACAAAAAAAGGGTAGTTACTTTGTTGTTCAATTAGCTAAAAACATTCCTGCTGTGATATTTTGGAGAAAGATTTTTAGTGAGCTAAATATAGATTTTGAAGAAAAAAAGAAAATTATCGATGATGAAGAATGTTTGGTTCAATCCTTTAAAATTTAA
- a CDS encoding helix-turn-helix transcriptional regulator, translated as MEKEEFINLISEKMKLVRTEQNFSQDKMSEILGISKKTLVQIEKRRTEANWTTVVAFCALFNHSHLLISSIGDNPVDFVQLIASKNGGIPKEKTMGGKIWWKEIDYRGDFRLQQNLISNHYRILDQYDYRWHSSFNKEESVSRLIELQELEAIDDRR; from the coding sequence ATGGAAAAAGAAGAATTCATCAATTTAATATCAGAAAAAATGAAACTTGTCCGAACTGAACAAAATTTTTCTCAAGATAAGATGTCTGAAATCCTAGGAATTTCAAAAAAAACACTAGTCCAAATTGAAAAAAGAAGAACAGAAGCCAATTGGACCACTGTTGTTGCTTTTTGTGCGTTGTTTAATCATAGCCATTTGCTGATATCATCAATCGGTGACAATCCAGTTGATTTTGTTCAGCTAATTGCTAGCAAAAATGGCGGGATCCCTAAAGAAAAAACAATGGGTGGTAAGATATGGTGGAAAGAGATCGATTATCGAGGCGATTTTCGTTTGCAACAAAATCTGATTAGTAACCATTACCGTATATTGGATCAATATGATTATCGCTGGCATAGTTCTTTTAATAAAGAAGAAAGTGTAAGTCGTTTAATTGAATTACAGGAGCTAGAGGCGATAGACGATAGACGATAG
- a CDS encoding YybH family protein: MEHELKEFIKMCDEAIKKEDFDTLMNYYTDDAVLVVKPGMIARGKEEIKKAFIAIAKYFNNSLMPTQGEMIILEAGDTALVLSQTLINSDKTDSDYSMDRRSTYVFKKNPQGEWLCAIDNSYGTELISNKDI, from the coding sequence ATGGAGCATGAATTAAAAGAGTTTATCAAGATGTGTGACGAAGCAATAAAGAAGGAAGATTTTGATACGTTGATGAATTACTATACGGATGATGCAGTCTTGGTCGTAAAGCCTGGGATGATTGCCCGGGGTAAAGAGGAAATTAAAAAAGCGTTTATTGCTATTGCAAAATACTTCAATAACAGCCTTATGCCAACACAGGGGGAAATGATTATTTTAGAAGCTGGAGATACGGCGTTGGTTCTTTCGCAAACGCTAATCAATTCCGATAAAACTGATTCGGACTACTCAATGGATAGAAGGTCAACCTATGTGTTTAAGAAAAACCCACAAGGTGAATGGCTTTGTGCCATTGATAACTCATATGGTACGGAGTTAATCAGTAACAAAGATATTTAG
- a CDS encoding beta-carotene 15,15'-monooxygenase, with translation MVLIEKGKTVWILMLGLILCCNFTLYNTNVGNGILPADTNGVVLGSLLDLVILLPILFMLYQRKFTIKMAILLAATGCIFARFLIPDDLLEPFAAVTWAGIAIEAALIIFEVLLIVMFARYVPKIIRTVSSSELPVMFSFPQAVNLYVKKNPIIHLICLEAFTFYYAFLSWKKTPPPGMTLYKNSSYIAFQLMMIHAIVIETLGIHLWLHGKSTILSLILLVLNIYSVVYFLANIQAIRLNPIYMNERTLFISVGLVKRAEVQFDNIESIIEDPQILKKKIPKDTIDFIVRDFAKVDPDMILHLKNQ, from the coding sequence ATGGTTCTGATTGAAAAGGGAAAAACTGTTTGGATATTAATGTTAGGATTGATCCTATGTTGTAACTTCACTTTATACAACACAAATGTGGGAAATGGTATATTACCAGCAGATACCAATGGAGTCGTTTTAGGCTCACTATTAGATTTAGTGATTCTGCTGCCTATACTTTTTATGCTTTATCAGCGGAAATTCACGATAAAGATGGCGATACTTCTTGCAGCAACGGGGTGTATTTTCGCGAGATTCCTGATACCTGATGATCTATTGGAACCTTTCGCTGCAGTCACTTGGGCAGGAATTGCGATTGAAGCAGCTTTGATCATATTTGAGGTTTTACTGATTGTTATGTTTGCACGTTATGTACCCAAAATCATCAGGACCGTTTCTTCTAGTGAATTGCCTGTCATGTTTTCTTTTCCACAAGCTGTTAACTTGTATGTAAAGAAAAATCCAATTATTCATCTGATTTGCTTAGAAGCTTTCACGTTTTATTACGCATTTCTCAGTTGGAAAAAGACCCCACCTCCTGGCATGACTCTTTATAAAAATTCTAGTTACATAGCTTTTCAACTGATGATGATTCATGCGATTGTTATTGAAACGTTAGGGATTCACTTGTGGCTTCACGGGAAATCGACGATCCTCTCACTAATTTTGTTAGTTCTTAATATTTACTCTGTCGTTTATTTCCTAGCGAATATACAAGCAATCCGATTAAATCCCATATATATGAATGAGCGGACGTTATTTATTTCTGTAGGCTTGGTAAAACGTGCCGAAGTTCAGTTCGATAACATTGAATCCATTATTGAAGACCCTCAAATCTTAAAGAAAAAAATACCGAAAGACACCATTGATTTTATCGTTAGAGATTTTGCTAAGGTTGATCCAGATATGATTTTACACTTAAAAAACCAATAA
- a CDS encoding VOC family protein has product MIKGFGGIFWRTKNLEAVKKWYSEVLKIEIDNWNGTVLKSESPNETIFSFFTEDDSYFPTEQQVMLNFEVHDLDDTIKHLEHIGVPLAKKKEVGEYGKFVWIEDPEGRLIELWEK; this is encoded by the coding sequence ATGATTAAAGGCTTTGGAGGAATATTTTGGAGAACTAAAAATCTTGAGGCTGTGAAAAAATGGTACAGCGAGGTGTTGAAGATTGAAATCGATAACTGGAATGGGACTGTACTAAAATCCGAATCACCAAATGAGACGATCTTTTCTTTCTTTACCGAGGATGACAGTTATTTTCCAACAGAACAACAAGTGATGCTGAATTTCGAAGTACATGATCTGGACGATACGATTAAGCATCTTGAACATATCGGTGTACCTCTTGCAAAGAAAAAAGAGGTTGGTGAATACGGAAAGTTTGTTTGGATTGAGGATCCTGAAGGTCGGCTAATCGAGCTTTGGGAGAAATGA